A stretch of the Planktothricoides raciborskii GIHE-MW2 genome encodes the following:
- the lipA gene encoding lipoyl synthase, with the protein MTVKPDWLRVKAPQWQRVGSVKEILRDLRLNSVCEEASCPNMGECFHNGTATFLIMGPACTRACPYCDIDFEKKPQPLDPTEPKRLAEAVQRMNLRHVVITSVNRDDLPDGGAVQFVRCIEEIRLGSPGTTIEVLIPDLCGNWDALELILQARPEVLNHNTETVPRLYRRVRPQGNYQRTLDLLKQARTIAPGVYTKSGIMVGLGETDEEVQQVMRDLRSVDCDILTLGQYLQPSPKHLPVESWIPPSQFESWREFGESVGFLQVVASPLTRSSYHAEQVRALMELYPKSARVDA; encoded by the coding sequence GTGACTGTAAAGCCAGACTGGTTAAGGGTTAAAGCGCCGCAGTGGCAGCGCGTGGGCAGCGTTAAAGAAATTTTACGGGATTTAAGGCTGAATAGTGTTTGTGAGGAAGCGTCTTGTCCCAATATGGGGGAGTGTTTTCACAACGGGACGGCAACTTTTCTGATTATGGGACCGGCTTGTACTCGTGCTTGTCCCTATTGTGATATTGATTTTGAGAAAAAACCTCAACCATTAGATCCCACTGAACCCAAACGATTAGCTGAAGCAGTGCAGCGGATGAATCTTAGGCACGTGGTGATTACTTCGGTGAATCGAGATGATTTGCCAGATGGGGGGGCGGTTCAGTTTGTGCGGTGTATTGAAGAGATCCGCCTCGGTTCCCCAGGTACGACGATTGAGGTGTTAATTCCCGATCTCTGTGGGAATTGGGATGCGTTGGAGTTGATTTTGCAGGCGCGTCCAGAGGTACTCAACCATAATACAGAAACAGTGCCTCGTCTCTATCGACGGGTGCGTCCTCAAGGGAATTATCAACGCACTTTGGATTTGTTAAAACAGGCTAGAACAATTGCTCCGGGAGTGTACACCAAATCTGGGATTATGGTGGGACTGGGAGAAACTGATGAGGAAGTTCAACAAGTGATGCGTGATTTGCGATCGGTGGATTGTGATATTTTGACCTTGGGTCAATATTTACAACCCAGTCCTAAGCATTTGCCGGTGGAGAGTTGGATTCCACCAAGTCAATTTGAGTCTTGGAGAGAGTTTGGGGAATCTGTGGGTTTTTTACAGGTAGTGGCTTCTCCTTTAACTCGGAGTTCTTACCACGCTGAACAAGTTAGGGCGTTGATGGAACTTTATCCCAAATCAGCCCGGGTTGACGCTTAA
- a CDS encoding NAD(P)H-dependent glycerol-3-phosphate dehydrogenase, translated as MKPKTLAILGAGAWGTTLGQLVRENGHEVRLWSRRSPDSLGQVVAGSDMILSAVSMKGVTAIVEQIHDCRLSANTILITATKGLDPLTTCTPSQLWEQALGDRPVVVLAGPNLSKEIQQGLPAATVVASHNVTAAQQVQGVFSSPSFRVYTNSDPLGVELGGTLKNVMAIAAGVCDGLELGTNAKAALLTRGLAEMIRVGTHWGAQTETFYGLSGLGDLLATCNSPLSRNYQVGYQLGLGRSLSEILASLEGTAEGVNTTQVLIQRAQAQNISVPISYQVYKLLQGEITPKAAVEALMLRDTKPE; from the coding sequence ATGAAGCCAAAAACGTTGGCAATTTTAGGGGCAGGGGCTTGGGGAACTACCCTGGGGCAGCTTGTCAGAGAGAATGGCCATGAAGTGCGCTTGTGGTCGAGGCGATCGCCGGACAGTCTTGGGCAGGTTGTCGCCGGATCTGACATGATTTTGTCAGCGGTGTCGATGAAAGGAGTGACGGCAATTGTGGAGCAAATCCATGACTGTCGTCTTTCGGCAAATACGATTCTGATTACGGCGACCAAAGGATTAGATCCCCTAACGACTTGTACCCCTTCCCAACTCTGGGAACAAGCGTTGGGCGATCGCCCCGTGGTGGTTCTGGCAGGTCCCAACTTGTCCAAAGAAATTCAACAAGGTTTACCTGCCGCTACGGTGGTAGCGAGTCACAATGTCACCGCCGCCCAACAAGTACAAGGGGTGTTTTCGTCCCCCAGTTTTCGGGTTTATACCAATTCAGATCCTTTAGGGGTGGAGTTGGGGGGGACTCTGAAAAATGTGATGGCGATCGCAGCGGGGGTCTGCGATGGTTTGGAACTAGGCACCAATGCAAAAGCGGCACTCTTGACGCGAGGGCTGGCGGAAATGATCCGCGTTGGCACCCATTGGGGCGCCCAAACAGAAACCTTTTACGGTCTATCAGGATTGGGAGATTTATTGGCCACTTGTAATAGTCCTCTAAGTCGTAACTACCAAGTTGGCTATCAGCTAGGTCTGGGTAGATCGCTCTCGGAAATTCTGGCTTCTTTAGAAGGCACTGCTGAAGGAGTGAATACTACTCAGGTATTGATTCAACGGGCGCAAGCGCAGAATATTTCTGTACCGATTTCTTATCAAGTTTACAAATTACTTCAAGGAGAGATTACCCCCAAAGCAGCGGTAGAGGCGTTAATGTTGCGAGACACTAAGCCAGAGTAG
- a CDS encoding mechanosensitive ion channel domain-containing protein produces the protein MELGIIALALVMGAPYFPGFGSPAFQWVSLFLGVLFSLGSSAALSNAVAGIILIYTRAFQIGDRIEVEDTQGDAIEKSLLVTRILTDDNVIVTLPNSNLLSTNIFNYNAPMGDHNIPVALTINVNFGYDVPWQKVSEVVNDAAETTPYFLPDPPAYYTYNWVNYR, from the coding sequence GTGGAATTGGGGATTATTGCCCTAGCTTTGGTCATGGGTGCGCCTTATTTTCCTGGATTTGGTTCTCCTGCTTTTCAATGGGTTTCTCTGTTTCTAGGAGTGCTCTTTTCTTTGGGGTCTTCTGCCGCACTATCCAATGCTGTTGCCGGGATTATTTTAATCTATACTAGGGCATTTCAAATCGGCGATCGCATTGAAGTTGAAGATACTCAAGGGGATGCGATCGAAAAATCTCTTTTAGTCACACGCATTCTCACCGATGATAATGTGATTGTCACCTTGCCCAACTCTAACTTACTTTCCACGAACATCTTCAATTACAATGCACCCATGGGAGATCACAACATTCCGGTAGCACTTACCATTAACGTCAATTTTGGGTATGATGTGCCGTGGCAAAAAGTCTCTGAAGTTGTCAATGATGCGGCAGAAACAACTCCTTATTTTTTACCAGATCCACCCGCATATTACACTTATAACTGGGTGAATTATCGGTAA
- a CDS encoding OmpA family protein, translating to MSKCSKLLKHDLVCQTMNYSDRKSFDDRGNSQPKDEFIPRADFQKKHHTIYNKQSDMADMDYQQIQRYLQQLDQMLNRGQNAEKAINQISLEIDEVEEFEGLSGELRSSEPAKNEAEFAETTLALANADAQELQSGEGKPSLQESPDLKSIETAGILDDLLQPFTAEAKEGESVEYQELLEQLALDQTDPKTIKEVNDLLNRFRDEVRNEAIADNQEISILAGADLAAAEIGNDGSEYNQESSQTISELEHLGAETETEAKAKTKAKTKAKTKAKAKTKAKTKSNRWLSGLGKLMLFMFQPSVNCAKKQKVRAGVWGFSLGMMVVILVGWGIYHYVQINQGDREKQVSKLLDASPELAFYRLNVDVRGKILSLTGKLPSAYLRDRAETIVRLAAPDLVLDNQIIVVDQPVNMMQVAAEVEQVVKILNQIDGISISAEFDRGNVSLTGTSIQHTTLNKITEIFAGIPGVRQVSNQMIVQPISIGIRIYFRQNSAQVPPGDWEEKIEQIKDILEKYPGLHLKIVGYSDRTEFSRENLALQRVQSVENMLESRGIDRRRVQAFAGTGSPPDIDLNQERWLRRCVVFEIIEAAADLANSGK from the coding sequence ATGTCAAAATGCTCAAAGTTACTCAAACATGATCTGGTTTGTCAAACCATGAATTACTCAGATAGAAAATCTTTTGACGATCGGGGGAACAGTCAGCCAAAGGATGAATTCATTCCACGGGCTGATTTCCAAAAAAAGCATCATACTATTTATAACAAACAATCGGATATGGCGGATATGGACTATCAGCAAATCCAAAGGTATTTGCAGCAACTTGACCAAATGCTAAATCGAGGTCAAAATGCTGAAAAAGCAATAAACCAAATCAGTCTTGAGATTGACGAAGTTGAGGAATTTGAGGGGTTATCCGGGGAATTACGATCGAGTGAACCGGCCAAAAATGAGGCTGAATTTGCGGAAACTACACTGGCGCTGGCTAATGCTGATGCCCAAGAGTTACAGTCCGGGGAAGGTAAGCCATCCCTCCAAGAATCTCCTGATTTGAAATCGATAGAAACCGCCGGAATTTTAGACGATTTACTACAGCCTTTTACTGCGGAGGCGAAGGAAGGAGAATCGGTTGAATATCAGGAGTTACTGGAACAACTTGCCCTGGATCAGACGGATCCTAAAACGATTAAAGAAGTGAATGATTTATTAAATCGTTTTAGAGATGAAGTTAGAAATGAAGCGATCGCAGACAATCAGGAAATATCTATCTTGGCAGGGGCAGACTTGGCCGCAGCAGAAATTGGTAATGATGGGAGTGAATATAACCAAGAGTCCAGTCAGACAATCTCTGAATTAGAGCATCTCGGTGCCGAAACGGAAACGGAAGCCAAAGCCAAAACCAAAGCCAAAACCAAAGCCAAAACCAAAGCCAAAGCCAAAACCAAAGCCAAAACCAAAAGCAATCGCTGGTTATCTGGGTTAGGGAAATTGATGCTATTTATGTTTCAGCCGTCGGTTAACTGTGCCAAAAAACAAAAGGTGCGGGCCGGTGTTTGGGGGTTTAGTTTAGGGATGATGGTTGTTATCTTGGTTGGTTGGGGGATTTATCACTATGTGCAAATTAATCAGGGCGATCGGGAAAAACAAGTCAGTAAGCTTTTAGATGCTTCTCCAGAATTAGCCTTTTATCGGCTCAACGTTGATGTTCGGGGCAAAATCCTATCCTTAACCGGAAAATTACCCAGTGCTTATCTCCGGGATCGAGCCGAAACAATTGTGCGGTTAGCGGCTCCAGATTTAGTGTTGGATAATCAGATTATCGTAGTAGATCAGCCGGTGAATATGATGCAAGTAGCGGCTGAGGTTGAACAGGTGGTTAAAATTCTCAATCAAATTGATGGGATTAGCATTTCTGCGGAGTTTGATCGGGGAAATGTCAGCTTAACAGGAACGTCTATTCAACATACTACCCTTAACAAGATTACTGAAATTTTTGCAGGCATTCCTGGGGTTCGTCAGGTTTCTAATCAAATGATAGTTCAGCCAATTTCTATTGGCATTCGGATTTATTTTAGGCAAAATTCTGCTCAAGTTCCTCCAGGAGACTGGGAAGAAAAGATTGAACAGATTAAAGACATTCTCGAAAAATACCCCGGTCTGCATTTGAAAATTGTTGGCTACAGCGATCGCACTGAATTCTCTAGGGAAAATTTGGCATTGCAACGGGTTCAATCGGTGGAAAATATGTTGGAATCTCGCGGGATAGATCGCCGTCGAGTTCAGGCATTTGCCGGTACAGGTTCCCCGCCAGATATTGATTTGAATCAAGAAAGATGGTTGCGGCGATGTGTGGTTTTTGAGATTATTGAAGCCGCAGCAGATTTAGCTAATTCGGGAAAATAG
- a CDS encoding phosphoglycerate kinase yields the protein MAKKTVANLSESDLSGKRVLVRVDFNVPLDDAGNITDDTRIRAALPTIKDLTGKGAKVILCSHFGRPKGTVDEKMRLTPVAKRLSELLNQEVVKCDDCIGDEVAAQVGAMQNGQVALLENVRFYAGEEENDPEFTKQLAAVADLYVNDAFGTAHRAHASTEGVTHYLSPSVAGYLIEKELQYLQAAIDNPQRPLAAIVGGSKVSSKIGVISALLDKCDKLFLGGGMIFTFLKARGLSVGKSLVEEDKLELAKSLEAKAKEKGVEFLLPTDVVVADKFAADANTQTVSVENIPDGWMGLDIGPDSVKTFQAALADCKSVIWNGPMGVFEMEKFAAGTNAIAETLAELTPKGTSTIIGGGDSVAAVEQAGLADQMSHISTGGGASLELLEGKVLPGIAALDDA from the coding sequence GTGGCCAAGAAAACTGTAGCAAACTTGTCTGAGTCAGATTTATCGGGTAAGCGGGTATTAGTCCGTGTGGACTTTAATGTGCCTCTGGATGATGCTGGCAACATCACTGATGATACCCGGATTCGGGCTGCTTTGCCTACCATTAAAGATTTAACCGGCAAAGGCGCCAAAGTCATTCTGTGCAGCCACTTTGGTCGTCCCAAAGGTACAGTAGACGAAAAAATGCGCCTGACCCCCGTAGCCAAGCGCCTTTCTGAATTACTCAATCAAGAAGTAGTCAAATGTGACGACTGCATCGGCGATGAAGTTGCTGCCCAAGTGGGCGCCATGCAAAATGGCCAAGTGGCATTACTGGAAAATGTCCGCTTTTATGCCGGTGAAGAAGAAAATGACCCAGAATTTACTAAACAGTTGGCTGCTGTGGCCGATTTATATGTGAATGATGCCTTTGGCACCGCTCACCGCGCTCATGCTTCCACCGAAGGGGTGACACACTATCTCAGTCCTTCCGTGGCTGGCTATTTAATTGAGAAAGAACTTCAGTATCTCCAAGCCGCTATTGACAATCCCCAACGTCCTTTGGCCGCAATTGTTGGCGGTTCCAAGGTTTCCAGCAAAATTGGTGTGATTTCTGCGCTGCTGGATAAGTGCGACAAGCTATTCCTCGGTGGTGGGATGATTTTCACCTTCTTGAAAGCTCGTGGTTTATCCGTGGGTAAGTCTTTGGTGGAAGAGGATAAGCTGGAATTGGCCAAGTCTTTGGAAGCTAAAGCTAAAGAAAAAGGCGTTGAGTTCTTGCTGCCCACCGATGTGGTGGTGGCGGATAAGTTCGCTGCTGATGCCAATACCCAAACCGTCAGCGTGGAAAATATCCCCGATGGTTGGATGGGATTGGATATTGGCCCCGATTCCGTCAAGACCTTCCAAGCGGCTTTAGCGGATTGCAAATCTGTGATTTGGAATGGCCCAATGGGTGTGTTTGAGATGGAGAAGTTTGCCGCTGGGACTAATGCGATCGCTGAAACCCTGGCTGAACTCACCCCCAAAGGCACCAGCACCATCATTGGCGGTGGCGACTCCGTAGCTGCGGTGGAACAAGCCGGTTTAGCTGACCAAATGAGCCATATTTCCACGGGTGGTGGCGCCAGCCTAGAATTGCTCGAAGGAAAAGTGCTCCCTGGCATTGCTGCCCTGGATGATGCCTAA
- a CDS encoding universal stress protein, whose protein sequence is MFKTVLFPIDRSRESREAADKVLNIVQTYKARLVLLSVVPKPPEGEELPPDEAMMSPEAVAELLKNAQDMFSKEGIEAEVIEREGQPAFVICDVADEIDADLIVMGCRGMGLTEEAPTESVTTLVINLSPCAVLIVP, encoded by the coding sequence ATGTTCAAGACCGTTTTATTTCCCATCGATCGCAGTCGAGAATCCCGCGAAGCTGCGGACAAGGTTCTCAATATTGTTCAAACCTACAAAGCTCGCTTAGTCTTGCTTTCTGTAGTGCCAAAGCCCCCAGAAGGGGAAGAGTTACCCCCAGACGAGGCGATGATGTCCCCGGAAGCGGTGGCAGAATTGCTAAAAAATGCTCAGGATATGTTTTCTAAGGAAGGAATTGAAGCCGAAGTCATTGAACGCGAAGGTCAACCGGCTTTTGTGATTTGTGATGTAGCTGATGAAATCGACGCCGATTTAATTGTCATGGGTTGTCGGGGGATGGGTTTGACGGAGGAAGCACCAACGGAAAGTGTCACCACTTTGGTGATTAATCTGTCTCCCTGTGCAGTGTTAATCGTTCCGTAG
- the ylqF gene encoding ribosome biogenesis GTPase YlqF encodes MIIQWYPGHIAKAERQLKEQLKMVDVVLEVLDARIPLSTHHPQVPNWVGEKTRVLVVNRMDTIAPQVKEQWLTWFKSQGETPYFTNAQKGDGVAQVARAAKFAGVAINQRRRDRGMLPRPVRAVVIGFPNVGKSALINRLLGKRVVESARRPGVTRSLRWVKISQELELLDAPGIIPSKLESQAAALKLAICDDIGDAAYDNQRVAAGMIDLLTQLERHEIGVVGAKCLASRYELDPTEMTGEQYLHTLAELRHRGDVERTARQLLKEFRKGVLGPIALELPPQQ; translated from the coding sequence ATGATCATTCAATGGTATCCGGGTCACATTGCTAAGGCTGAACGACAGTTAAAAGAACAGCTAAAAATGGTGGATGTGGTGCTGGAAGTGCTTGATGCTCGTATTCCTTTATCGACTCATCATCCCCAAGTACCCAATTGGGTGGGGGAAAAAACCCGGGTTTTGGTGGTGAATCGCATGGATACGATCGCCCCACAGGTGAAAGAGCAATGGTTGACTTGGTTTAAGTCTCAAGGAGAAACTCCCTATTTTACTAATGCTCAAAAAGGGGATGGGGTGGCCCAAGTCGCTAGGGCAGCAAAATTTGCCGGAGTCGCGATTAATCAACGGCGGCGCGATCGCGGAATGTTGCCTAGACCCGTCCGCGCTGTGGTAATTGGTTTTCCCAATGTGGGCAAATCCGCTTTAATTAACCGCTTGCTGGGAAAACGAGTAGTGGAAAGTGCCCGACGCCCTGGTGTCACCCGTTCCCTGCGCTGGGTGAAAATTTCTCAAGAACTTGAACTATTAGACGCCCCAGGAATTATTCCGTCTAAGTTGGAAAGTCAAGCCGCTGCCCTCAAACTAGCCATTTGTGATGATATTGGTGATGCGGCCTATGATAATCAACGAGTCGCAGCGGGAATGATCGATTTGCTGACGCAATTGGAACGCCACGAGATTGGGGTAGTTGGCGCAAAATGTTTAGCCTCTCGCTATGAATTAGATCCCACAGAAATGACTGGGGAACAATATCTGCATACTTTAGCGGAGTTACGGCATCGTGGGGATGTGGAACGCACCGCAAGGCAGTTATTAAAAGAGTTTCGCAAAGGAGTCTTGGGTCCGATCGCCTTGGAGTTGCCACCGCAGCAGTAG
- the gshA gene encoding glutamate--cysteine ligase yields MLLTKGFEVEMYTGTPQGDIIGLSDKIVAALNRFVREPDSRNVEYTTPPLCSYDRLLCDLVRPRLQLRDYLKTLGDYTLVPGSTLSLGHSDRFYRSDPGNPYHDYIEQTYGTKIVTASIHINIGIEDPEVLMRACRVIRMEAPLFLALSASSPFLDGEVTGYHSTRWQLFPKTPVHVPLFESHSHFIRWTEEQLAAGTMQNVRHLWSSVRPNGDHRPYNINRLELRICDAIEDPIALLAIAAFLEARIMQVIADPNLDPLVQSQLPAQSRAEDLASLADANETAAATNSLDAELRHWVDGRTILARDWIAELYEEMNPLAKERGFACFLSPLKKILRQGNQAQQWLKLYEGGTDIRTAIAQGIIAMIKMEHELEDKLCQQLVA; encoded by the coding sequence GTGCTACTAACAAAAGGCTTTGAGGTCGAAATGTACACAGGCACCCCGCAGGGGGATATTATCGGCCTCTCGGACAAAATTGTCGCGGCGTTAAATCGGTTTGTCCGCGAACCCGATAGCCGAAATGTGGAATATACGACTCCGCCGTTATGTTCCTACGATCGCCTATTGTGTGACTTGGTTCGACCTCGGTTGCAGCTACGAGACTATCTGAAAACATTGGGGGACTATACCCTGGTTCCGGGTAGTACCTTGTCCTTGGGTCACAGCGATCGCTTTTATCGGTCAGACCCAGGCAACCCTTACCATGACTATATCGAGCAAACTTATGGCACAAAAATCGTCACCGCCAGTATTCATATCAATATTGGCATTGAAGATCCAGAAGTGCTGATGCGGGCTTGTCGAGTGATCCGCATGGAAGCCCCTCTCTTCCTTGCCCTGAGTGCTTCTTCTCCGTTTTTAGATGGGGAAGTCACCGGCTATCATTCAACTCGGTGGCAGTTATTCCCGAAAACGCCTGTCCATGTGCCTCTGTTTGAAAGTCACAGCCATTTTATCCGCTGGACGGAAGAACAACTCGCAGCCGGGACAATGCAAAATGTGCGGCATTTATGGTCGTCGGTGCGTCCCAATGGGGATCACCGTCCTTATAATATTAACCGCCTGGAACTGAGGATTTGTGATGCGATCGAAGACCCGATCGCCTTATTAGCTATTGCGGCATTCTTAGAAGCCCGAATTATGCAGGTAATAGCAGACCCCAACTTAGATCCCCTGGTGCAAAGCCAACTCCCAGCCCAAAGTCGCGCTGAAGATTTAGCCAGTCTCGCTGATGCTAACGAAACCGCCGCCGCTACCAATAGTTTAGATGCTGAGTTGCGCCATTGGGTTGATGGTAGAACAATTTTAGCCCGGGATTGGATTGCTGAACTATATGAAGAAATGAACCCTTTGGCCAAAGAACGGGGTTTTGCTTGCTTCCTTTCACCCCTGAAAAAAATCTTGCGTCAGGGGAACCAAGCTCAACAATGGTTAAAACTTTATGAAGGAGGGACGGATATTCGCACGGCGATCGCGCAAGGGATTATCGCTATGATCAAAATGGAACATGAACTAGAAGATAAATTATGTCAACAATTGGTGGCGTAA